DNA from Thermoanaerobaculia bacterium:
CCCCAGTGGAAGTTGCGGCCGTTCGACTCCGCCTCGAAATCGGCCTCCCCCTCGATCAGCGTGTCCGTCGACGGCGCAAGGTCCGCCGAGCCCCCCGCCAGCGCCGGGTACCTCTTCGCGATCGCGTTCAACACCTTCCCCGAGGCCTTCCGCGTCGCGAGCTGCCCCTTCTTGGCGTCCTGCGGGCGGAAGCTCGGCACGTCCGCGTCCCATCCGGCCGGAAGCTTCCCGGCGAACCCGTCGCGGAACTCGCGCGCGAGGTCCGGGAACGCGCGGGCGTACGCCTCGAAACGGCGGTTCCATTCGGCATGGTGCCCGGCGCTCTTCTTCCCCGCCTCGCGCCAGCGGGCGAGCGACTCGTCGGGCACGACGAAGTGCGCGTCCGGATCCCATCCCAGGATCTTCTTCGTCGCGCGGACCTCGTCTTCCCCGAGCGGAGATCCGTGCGCCTCGGCGGTGTCCATCTTGTGGGGCGCGGGATAGCCGATGTGCGAGCGGCAGATGATGAGCGACGGTCGCTCCGCTTCTCCCGCCGCGTCCCGGAACGCGCCCTCCAGGGCGTCGAGGTCGTTTGCGTCGGCGATCCGGACGACGTGCCACCCGTACGCCTCGAAGCGGACGCCGACGTCCTCGTTGAACGCGAGCGCGGTATTCCCTTCGATCGAGATGTGGTTGTCGTCGTAGAGGAGCTGGAGCTTGCCGAGCTTCAGGTGCCCCGCGAGCGACGCGGCCTCGGACGCCACGCCCTCCATGAGATCGCCGTCGCTGCAGAAGCCCCACGTGCGGTGATCGACGACCTCGTGGCCCGGACGGTTGAAGCGCTCGGCGAGCAGCCGCTCGGCGATCGCCATCCCGACGGCGTTGCCGAACCCCTGCCCGAGCGGTCCCGTCGTCACCTCGACTCCCGGCGTCATCCCGCGCTCGGGATGTCCCGGGGTGATCGAGTGGAGCTGGCGGAAATTCTCGATGTCCTCGAGGGAGACGGCGTAGCCGGTCAGGAACAGCGCGGAATACAGGAGCATCGATGCGTGGCCGCACGAGAGGATGAAGCGGTCCCGATCGGCCCAGAGCGGGTCCTTCGGGTCGTAGCGGAGGATGCGCGTCCAGAGCACGTACGCGGCGGGCGCGAGCGCCATCGGCGTGCCGGGATGTCCCGAGTCCGCCTTCTGCACGGCGTCCATCGAGAGGGTGCGCACCGTGTCGACGCAGAGCCGGTCCAGCTCTTCGACCGGCAATGGAGCGCTCTTCCTCGAAGTCGAACTCACCGGCCCTCCTCTGTCATGGCTCATTCGATCACATGCGAAATCAATTCCAAAATCCCGCGAATTCAGAATAATCTTCGGCGTGCCGCGAAGCGCTCCGCTCCGTCCGGTCGTCCTCGTCATCTGCGACGGGTGGGGCGTCCGGGACTCCCGGGAGGGCAACGCCATCGCCCTCGCGCGAACGCCGGTCTGGGACCGTCTGCGCCGCGACTTTCCGTACACGATTCTTTCCGCATCCGGCGAGGACGTGGGGCTTCCCGCGGGGCAGATGGGGAATTCCGAGGTCGGCCACCTGAACCTCGGCGCGGGGAGAATGGTCCCCCAGGACATCCTGCGCATCGATCTCGCGATCCGCGACGGGAGCTTCTTCGAAAATTCCGTGCTCACCGGCCTGTGCGAGGGGGTGCGCGAGGGCGGAAGCGCCCTGCACCTGATGGGGCTCCTCTCCGACGGGGGAGTGCACTCGCACGAGCGCCACCTCTTCGCCCTTCTCGATCTCGCCCGGCGCGAGCGGCTGCCGCGGGTCTTCGTCCATCCCTTCCTCGACGGAAGGGACACCCCGCCGGAGTCGGCTTCGATCTATCTCGGCCGGCTCGAGGAGGAGATCGCGCGCCTCGGCGTCGGCGCGATCGCGACGATCTCGGGCCGCTACTACGCGATGGACCGGGACCGGCGGTGGGACCGCGTGAAGCTCGCCTACGACGCGCTCGCCCACGGCCAGGGCCGCCGCGCGGCCGGCGCGCGCGAGGCGCTCCGGATCGCGGCCGGCGACGGCGAAACCGACGAGTTCGTGCGGCCGACCGTGATCGAGCGCTCCGGGTCCCCGGCCGGGACGATCCGGAGCGGGGACGGGGTCGTCTTCTTCAACTACCGGGCCGACCGCGCCCGCGAGATGACCGAGGCGCTCACGTCGAGGAGCTTCGGCGGCTTCGAGCGAGGCGACGCGCCGTTTCCGTCGTTCGTCTGCATGACCGAGTACAAGGAGGAGTTCCGGCTGCCGATCGCCTTCCCTCCCGAGACGCTGACGGGCATCCTCGCCGACGCGTGGGAGGGCGCCGGGAAGACGAACCTTCGTCTGGCGGAAACCGAGAAATACGCGCACGTGACGTACTTCTTCAACGGCGGGGTCGAGAAGGCGTGGGTGGGCGAGTCGCGGATCCTCGTCCCCTCGTCGAAGGTCGCGACGTACGACCTCCTCCCGGAGATGGCGGCGCCGGAGATCACCGAAAAAGCGCTCGAGGCGATCGCCTCGGGCGACCACGACGCGATCGTCATGAACTACGCCAACGCCGACATGGTCGGCCACACGGGGAAGCTCGCCCCGACGATCGCGGCGGTCGAATGCGTCGACGGGTCCCTCGGGCGCGTCGCCGACGCCGTCCTCGCGCGGGGAGGCGCGTTCGTGATGACGGGCGACAACGGCAATGCCGAGCAGATGGTCGATCCCGTCACGGGGGCTCCGCACACGGCGCACACGACGAACCCGGTTCCGCTCGTCGTGGCGACCGCGTCCGGGCCGTCCATTGCCCGCTTTTCGCTCGCGCCGGGCGGGTCGCTTCGGGACGTCGCGCCGACGATCCTCGGCCTCATGGAGATTCCCGCGCCCGCGCCGATGACCGGGCGCGATCTGCGGATTGCGGAGAAGGCGGGCGGCCGTGCCGGAGGCTCCGGCGGCTGATCCCGTGAGGATCCGCGTGGCGTCGCCTCCGGAAACGCCGCTCCTGATCTTCGACGGCGACTGCGGCTTCTGCCGTTTCTGGGTCGCGCGCTGGCGCGGCCTCCTCGAAGGCCGGGCGGACTTCGAGCCGTATCGGACCGCGGCCCCGCGATTTCCGGAGATCCCGGTCGAGCGTTTCCGGCAGGCGGTCGGGCTGATCCTTCCGGACGGATCGCTCTATTCGGGAGCGGAAGCCGTCTTCCGGGCGCTCGCGCTGCGGCCGGGCGCAGGCGCGCCGCTCGCTCTCTACCGCTTTCGGCCGTTCGCGGCCGCCGCGGAGGGACTCTACGGCGCGATTGCCGCGCATCGGGACCTCGCCGCCGCCGCGACGCACGCCGCCTGGGGAGAGAATCCGCGGGCGCCGACCCATCGCCGCTCCCGGCGCCTCTTCCTCGGGACGCTCGGCGCGATCTCGCTCGTCGCGTTCCTCTCGCTCGGGATCCAGGTCGACGGGTTGATCGGGGTCCGCGGCATCGCGCCCGCCGGCGAGCTCCTCGCGGCGGCTCGCGACGCGCTCGGGAGCACGGCATGGCGCGTCCTCCCCTCTCTCTTCTGGCTCGGAGCCAGCAACGGCGCGCTCCACGCCGCGTGCGCGCTCGGGGCCGTTCTTTCGGTCCTGCTCGCCCTGGACGTCTTCCCCGCCCTCTGCGCGTTCGGCTGCTGGGCGCTCTATCTCTCGCTCTCCGCCGTCGGAGGCGAGTTCCTTTCGTTCCAGTGGGACGCGCTCCTGATCGAGACCCTCTTCCTCTCGATCTTCGTCGTCGACCCGCGGCGGCTTCGGGGCGCCTCGGGAAGCGCGCCGCCGCCGTCGCGAGTCTCCATTTTCCTGTTTCGCTGCCTCCTCTTCCGGCTGATGGTCTCCTCGGGCATCGTCAAGCTCGCGAGCGGCGATCGCTCGTGGCGCGATCTCACCGCGCTCACCTTCCACTACGAGACCCAGCCGCTCCCGACCTGGATCGGCTGGTGGGCCCACCAGATGCCGGGCTCCGTCCAGGCCGTCTCGGCGGTCCTCCTCTTCGCGATCGAGCTCGCCGCGCCGTTCTTCTTCTTCGCCC
Protein-coding regions in this window:
- the tkt gene encoding transketolase, which gives rise to MPVEELDRLCVDTVRTLSMDAVQKADSGHPGTPMALAPAAYVLWTRILRYDPKDPLWADRDRFILSCGHASMLLYSALFLTGYAVSLEDIENFRQLHSITPGHPERGMTPGVEVTTGPLGQGFGNAVGMAIAERLLAERFNRPGHEVVDHRTWGFCSDGDLMEGVASEAASLAGHLKLGKLQLLYDDNHISIEGNTALAFNEDVGVRFEAYGWHVVRIADANDLDALEGAFRDAAGEAERPSLIICRSHIGYPAPHKMDTAEAHGSPLGEDEVRATKKILGWDPDAHFVVPDESLARWREAGKKSAGHHAEWNRRFEAYARAFPDLAREFRDGFAGKLPAGWDADVPSFRPQDAKKGQLATRKASGKVLNAIAKRYPALAGGSADLAPSTDTLIEGEADFEAESNGRNFHWGVREHAMGAALNGMAAHGGVRPFGATFFIFSDYMRPSVRLAALSELPVIWVWTHDSIGLGEDGPTHQPVEQLASFRAMPGIVLIRPADANETAQAWKVAIAHTGGPVGLVLTRQGVPVLDPAKYGRAMRVDRGGYILSEAPGGKPEVVLIASGSEISVALEAQELLSKKKIPARVVSMPSTWLFDRQPRAWREKVLPPEVAARVSIEAGTTFGWDKYVGPRGIAIGIDRFGASAPGATNMKEAGFTPEHVAREAARLAAAKHPRAAKRTAGGRAAKRAGNQKVAKAAARVTPGRRTRRKK
- the gpmI gene encoding 2,3-bisphosphoglycerate-independent phosphoglycerate mutase, whose translation is MPRSAPLRPVVLVICDGWGVRDSREGNAIALARTPVWDRLRRDFPYTILSASGEDVGLPAGQMGNSEVGHLNLGAGRMVPQDILRIDLAIRDGSFFENSVLTGLCEGVREGGSALHLMGLLSDGGVHSHERHLFALLDLARRERLPRVFVHPFLDGRDTPPESASIYLGRLEEEIARLGVGAIATISGRYYAMDRDRRWDRVKLAYDALAHGQGRRAAGAREALRIAAGDGETDEFVRPTVIERSGSPAGTIRSGDGVVFFNYRADRAREMTEALTSRSFGGFERGDAPFPSFVCMTEYKEEFRLPIAFPPETLTGILADAWEGAGKTNLRLAETEKYAHVTYFFNGGVEKAWVGESRILVPSSKVATYDLLPEMAAPEITEKALEAIASGDHDAIVMNYANADMVGHTGKLAPTIAAVECVDGSLGRVADAVLARGGAFVMTGDNGNAEQMVDPVTGAPHTAHTTNPVPLVVATASGPSIARFSLAPGGSLRDVAPTILGLMEIPAPAPMTGRDLRIAEKAGGRAGGSGG
- a CDS encoding lipase maturation factor family protein, coding for MRIRVASPPETPLLIFDGDCGFCRFWVARWRGLLEGRADFEPYRTAAPRFPEIPVERFRQAVGLILPDGSLYSGAEAVFRALALRPGAGAPLALYRFRPFAAAAEGLYGAIAAHRDLAAAATHAAWGENPRAPTHRRSRRLFLGTLGAISLVAFLSLGIQVDGLIGVRGIAPAGELLAAARDALGSTAWRVLPSLFWLGASNGALHAACALGAVLSVLLALDVFPALCAFGCWALYLSLSAVGGEFLSFQWDALLIETLFLSIFVVDPRRLRGASGSAPPPSRVSIFLFRCLLFRLMVSSGIVKLASGDRSWRDLTALTFHYETQPLPTWIGWWAHQMPGSVQAVSAVLLFAIELAAPFFFFAPRRLRNGALLATALLQVLIGLTGNYAFFNLLTLALCLLLVDDQTLRAGAAAPSRGPSGWPRPLLAAVAAAVLLLGTVRLLEVTFPRSRATAALASAVSAAEPFRTVNGYGLFAVMTTSRPEIVVEGSEDGATWRPYAFRWKPGDVLRRPGFVEPHQPRLDWQMWFAALGDVRQSPWFISFAHRLLEGDRDVTHLLADDPFHGHAPRFVRAELWDYRFTDLATRRRTGAWWTRRRIGEYLPAVSLEDFSR